A genomic window from Camelina sativa cultivar DH55 chromosome 2, Cs, whole genome shotgun sequence includes:
- the LOC104724855 gene encoding quinolinate synthase, chloroplastic-like has product MASTLSIAPTSSSHLSLNPNASPNFRTTHLNFGSQRRIHNTSPLFRSFKCLKSSSKDVNASPFSISAIASSSQTTELVPEKLQRLVKEFKSFTEPIDRLKWVLHYGSVIPPMPESSRTESNRVMGCTARVWLDAELGSDGKMRFWADSDSDVSKGMCSCLIQILDEASPEEVMELKIEDLAELNVGLLGVERSRVNTWHNVLVSMQKKTRRLVAEREGKVPSFEPFPSLVLTADGVEAKGSFAEAQAKYLFPEESRVQELVNVLKEKKIGVVAHFYMDPEVQGVLTAAQKHWPHISISDSLVMADSAVSMAKAGCQFVTVLGVDFMSENVRAILDQAGFGEVGVYRMSDETIGCSLADAASAPAYLNYLEAASLSPPSLHVVYINTSLETKAFAHELVPTITCTSSNVVQTILQAFAQMPDLNVWYGPDSYMGANIVKLFQQMTVMTDEEIAKIHPKHSLSTIKSLLPRLHYFQEGTCIVHHLFGHEVVERLKYMYCDAFLTAHLEVPGEMFSLAMEAKKRDMGVVGSTQNILDFIKQKVQEAVDRNVDDHLQFVLGTESGMVTAIVAVIRSLLRSSANSKVKVEVVFPVSSDSMTKTTSDSSNSTKVGDVALPVVPGVAGGEGCSIHGGCASCPYMKMNSLSSLLKVCHNLPDVENIFGGFIAERFKKQTPQGKLIADVGCEPILHMRHFQANKELPEKLVHQVLSWEGKR; this is encoded by the exons ATGGCGTCAACTCTCTCCATTGCACCTACATCTTCTTCCCACCTCTCTCTGAACCCAAACGCTTCTCCCAATTTCAGAACAACCCATCTGAATTTTGGGTCTCAGAGGAGGATTCACAACACTTCTCCTCTCTTTAGATCCTTTAAATGTCTTAAGTCATCCTCAAAAGACGTAAATGCGTCACCTTTCTCAATCTCTGCTATTGCTTCTTCGTCACAGACTACAGAGCTTGTGCCTGAGAAGCTCCAGAGGTTAGTCAAGGAATTCAAATCCTTTACAGAGCCAATCGATCGGCTCAAATGGGTTCTTCATTACGGGAGTGTTATTCCTCCGATGCCCGAGTCATCCCGGACTGAATCAAACCGAGTCATGGGCTGCACGGCTCGTGTTTGGCTAGACGCTGAGTTGGGTTCAGATGGGAAGATGAGGTTTTGGGCGGATAGTGATTCAGATGTGTCTAAAGGGATGTGTTCGTGTCTGATTCAAATTCTTGACGAGGCTTCCCCTGAAGAAGTGATGGAATTGAAGATTGAGGATTTGGCTGAGCTCAATGTTGGATTGTTGGGTGTGGAGAGATCGAGGGTGAACACGTGGCACAATGTTCTGGTCAGTATGCAGAAGAAGACTCGACGGTTAGTAGCGGAGAGGGAAGGTAAAGTGCCATCCTTTGAGCCATTTCCTTCACTTGTGTTAACGGCTGATGGAGTTGAAGCTAAAGGAAGCTTTGCTGAAGCTCAG GCGAAATATTTGTTTCCGGAGGAGTCAAGGGTTCAAGAACTTGTGAATGtgttgaaagaaaagaagataggAGTGGTTGCTCATTTCTATATGGATCCAGAAGTACAAGGGGTCTTGACTGCTGCTCAAAAGCATTGGCCACATATCTCTATATCTGATTCTCTTGTCATGGCAGATTCAGCTGTCTCCATGGCTAAAGCTGGATGTCAGTTTGTAACAGTCCTTGGTGTTGATTTCATGTCTGAAAATGTCCGTGCTATCCTAGATCAAGCTGGGTTTGGAGAG GTTGGTGTATACAGGATGTCTGATGAGACCATTGGTTGTTCACTGGCTGATGCTGCTTCAGCTCCTGCTTACTTGAATTATCTTGAAGCTGCTTCTCTTTCTCCGCCTTCACTGCATGTTGTTTATATCAATACATCTCTGGAGACAAAAGCTTTCGCGCATGAGCTTGTACCTACCATTACTTGCACTTCATCTAATGTTGTACAGACGATTCTGCAG GCGTTTGCTCAAATGCCGGATTTAAATGTTTGGTACGGTCCTGATTCTTACATGGGAGCAAATATTGTAAAGCTATTCCAGCAGATGACAGTGATGACTGATGAAGAAATCGCCAAGATTCACCCTAAGCACAGCTTAAGTACCATAAAATCATTGCTGCCGCGTCTTCACTATTTCCAG GAAGGAACATGTATTGTACATCATCTTTTCGGTCACGAGGTAGTGGAGAGATTAAAGTACATGTATTGTGACGCCTTTCTTACTGCTCACCTCGAGGTTCCAGGTGAAATGTTTTCACTAGCAATGGaagcaaagaaaagagataTGGGTGTTGTTGGATCCACACAAAACATACTAGACTTCATCAAGCAGAAGGTTCAGGAAGCAGTGGACCGTAATGTGGATGACCACCTACAGTTTGTTCTTGGAACAGAGTCAGGAATGGTTACAGCTATTGTCGCGGTGATCAGGAGTTTGCTACGTTCTTCTGCTAATTCGAAAGTGAAGGTTGAAGTAGTGTTTCCTGTATCATCAGACTCGATGACAAAAACAACTTCAGATAGTTCAAACTCCACTAAAGTTGGTGATGTGGCATTACCGGTTGTACCGGGAGTAGCAGGCGGTGAAGGCTGCTCTATTCATGGTGGATGTGCGTCATGTCCATATATGAAG ATGAACTCGCTTAGCTCTCTCTTGAAAGTTTGCCACAATCTACCTGATGTGGAAAACATATTCGGGGGATTCATAGCAGAGCGATTCAAAAAACAAACTCCTCAAGGAAAACTCATCGCAGATGTCGGGTGTGAGCCTATACTTCACATGAGGCACTTCCAA GCGAATAAGGAGCTACCAGAGAAGCTTGTTCATCAGGTATTAAGTTGGGAGGGCAAGAGATGA